A DNA window from Turicibacter sp. TJ11 contains the following coding sequences:
- a CDS encoding amino acid ABC transporter permease has protein sequence MSCFSVPSLIQLFFLYFGLPKLGIFLSSEACGVLGLTFLGGSYMAEAFRSGLEAIPISQTESGLSLGLTKWQVLRYIIIPQAAVIALPAFSANVIFLIKETSVFSVVALGDLMYVAKGLIGLYYKTDEALFMLVISYLLILLPISLILGLIERKVRYAGLGN, from the coding sequence GTGAGTTGTTTTTCAGTGCCCTCATTAATTCAGTTGTTTTTCTTATATTTCGGGTTGCCGAAGCTAGGAATCTTTTTAAGTTCTGAAGCATGCGGGGTATTAGGATTAACTTTTTTAGGTGGAAGTTATATGGCTGAGGCCTTTCGTAGTGGGCTTGAAGCTATTCCAATAAGTCAAACAGAATCAGGATTAAGTTTAGGATTAACAAAATGGCAAGTCTTACGATATATTATTATTCCACAAGCTGCTGTTATTGCTTTACCTGCTTTTAGTGCTAATGTCATTTTTTTAATTAAAGAAACATCAGTTTTTAGTGTTGTTGCACTCGGAGATTTAATGTATGTGGCTAAAGGGTTAATTGGTTTATATTACAAAACCGACGAAGCTTTATTCATGTTAGTTATCTCCTATTTACTCATACTGCTACCTATTTCTTTGATTTTAGGTTTGATCGAAAGGAAGGTGCGTTATGCAGGATTGGGGAATTAG
- a CDS encoding DegV family protein, producing MIKVVSDSSTLYSVNEAKQNHLDVRPLFITVNNKSYKELEEITTEQLVHLIEEGAVPTTSQPAIGDVVEMYEQYPNDEIINITLADGLSGAYQSACMAKSMVDHEENITVINSRTLCGPQRYLVDVAVKLAQAGKTKDEIVNEIEALIETSTSFLIPKDFDYLVRGGRLSPLAGKIGGLVKIVPILTLAEDGTRLDKFATKRTFKKAIQSICEALIEKGVNEDYKIYITHAFDEQLATDAKEIIIKKIENADTELMLLTPAFTTQGGPGCISIQVIKKHDLLK from the coding sequence ATGATTAAGGTTGTATCCGATTCATCAACGTTATATTCAGTCAATGAGGCAAAACAAAATCATTTAGATGTTCGTCCATTATTTATTACAGTTAATAATAAAAGTTATAAAGAACTAGAAGAGATTACAACAGAACAATTAGTTCATTTGATTGAAGAAGGAGCTGTTCCAACAACGTCGCAACCAGCGATTGGGGATGTTGTGGAAATGTATGAACAATATCCAAATGATGAAATCATCAATATTACGTTAGCCGATGGATTATCTGGAGCCTATCAATCCGCTTGTATGGCAAAATCAATGGTCGATCACGAAGAAAATATTACGGTGATTAACTCAAGAACACTTTGTGGACCTCAACGTTATCTGGTAGACGTTGCCGTGAAGTTAGCACAGGCAGGAAAAACAAAAGATGAAATTGTCAATGAAATTGAAGCATTAATTGAGACATCGACTTCATTTTTAATTCCTAAAGATTTTGACTATTTAGTTCGTGGAGGACGTTTATCGCCATTAGCCGGAAAAATTGGAGGATTAGTAAAAATCGTTCCTATTTTAACGTTAGCAGAAGACGGAACACGTTTAGATAAGTTCGCGACTAAGCGTACGTTTAAAAAAGCGATTCAGTCTATTTGCGAAGCATTAATAGAAAAAGGTGTAAATGAAGACTATAAGATTTATATTACACATGCTTTTGATGAACAGTTGGCAACTGATGCGAAAGAGATTATAATTAAAAAGATAGAGAATGCTGATACGGAATTGATGTTACTGACACCTGCTTTTACGACACAAGGTGGACCAGGATGTATCTCAATTCAAGTCATTAAAAAGCATGATCTATTAAAATAA
- a CDS encoding ATP-binding protein, with product MKNTVDNLSKSKVILMCGPAGSGKSTLAKKFESTGMTILSYDEESFKRGFNEHPLPQEVLEDIKTYLDEKLISLIMQNIDIVLDYSFWSREMRNEYISLLKKYDIEPKIYYIKTPKEVCMERIRKRNGNHQNDIILTEQTASTYYDHFQPPTDEEGEVIVVEGY from the coding sequence ATGAAAAATACAGTAGATAATTTGTCGAAAAGTAAAGTTATTTTAATGTGCGGCCCTGCGGGATCAGGTAAATCAACACTAGCAAAAAAATTTGAAAGTACCGGGATGACAATACTATCTTATGATGAAGAATCATTCAAACGAGGTTTTAATGAACATCCTTTACCTCAGGAGGTTTTAGAAGATATTAAAACCTATCTTGATGAAAAACTAATTTCACTTATCATGCAAAACATTGATATTGTTCTCGATTATTCATTTTGGTCTAGAGAAATGAGAAATGAATATATTTCATTATTAAAGAAATACGACATAGAACCCAAAATCTATTATATAAAGACACCTAAGGAAGTGTGTATGGAACGTATTCGAAAAAGAAACGGAAATCATCAAAATGATATCATATTGACGGAGCAAACAGCTTCCACTTATTATGATCATTTTCAACCCCCAACTGATGAAGAAGGTGAAGTTATAGTAGTCGAGGGATATTAA
- a CDS encoding transposase — MIKDFEQLSLNLSQGHPLYDKIVPKNHPLRLIEEQIDFSFVTPLLSDRYSIDYGRPAYSPEVMFKLLFLKMLYNLSDERVIQEAQVNMAYKYFLNLDPKIHSCIRLP, encoded by the coding sequence ATGATTAAAGACTTTGAACAATTATCCTTAAATCTTTCTCAAGGACATCCCTTATACGATAAAATCGTTCCCAAAAATCATCCCTTACGTTTAATTGAGGAACAGATTGATTTTTCATTTGTCACACCGTTACTAAGTGATCGTTATTCCATTGATTATGGACGTCCTGCCTATTCTCCTGAAGTCATGTTTAAGTTATTATTCCTTAAAATGCTTTACAATCTGTCGGATGAGCGTGTCATTCAAGAGGCTCAAGTCAATATGGCTTATAAATACTTTTTGAATTTAGACCCGAAGATCCACTCATGCATCCGTCTTCCTTAA
- a CDS encoding HD domain-containing protein: MFKEKIIIEMKEVFKEIPFGIEHTLKVLKNAEDIMKGENIGEEEKEFISIIAILHDIGAVEAQKKYGSIDGVYQEKEGPEVAKEILKKVGYNKNIDRICFIIGNHHTPSKIDGLDFQIQWEADLLENLTVMDKEKEQEKIKKCIDENFKTNTGKRIAYNRFILD, from the coding sequence ATGTTTAAAGAAAAAATTATTATAGAGATGAAAGAAGTATTCAAAGAAATTCCTTTTGGCATAGAGCATACTCTCAAAGTTTTGAAAAATGCAGAAGATATAATGAAAGGAGAAAATATCGGAGAGGAAGAAAAAGAATTCATCAGTATTATTGCTATACTACATGATATTGGTGCGGTTGAAGCACAAAAAAAATACGGTTCTATTGATGGTGTCTATCAAGAAAAGGAAGGACCAGAAGTAGCGAAAGAAATATTAAAAAAGGTAGGCTATAACAAAAATATTGATAGAATATGCTTTATAATAGGCAACCATCATACTCCATCTAAAATTGATGGACTTGATTTTCAAATACAATGGGAAGCTGATTTGCTTGAAAATTTAACGGTTATGGATAAAGAAAAAGAACAGGAAAAGATAAAAAAGTGTATAGATGAAAACTTTAAAACAAACACAGGAAAAAGGATAGCTTATAATCGCTTTATTTTAGATTAG
- a CDS encoding amino acid ABC transporter ATP-binding protein, whose protein sequence is MLSETILKLDHVTKRYDENIIFSDLSLEVKKGEVVVILGPSGCGKSTLLRCINGLEQIQEGDILLEDERISYESHNMSLIRQKIGMVFQSYELFPHMDVLHNILLGPTKAQGRNKEEVMKEAEQLLARVGLLDKKKAYPRQLSGGQKQRVAIVRALCMKPEILLFDEITAALDPEMVREVLDVVLSLAKEGSTMVIVTHEIGFARAIADRIIFLDEGKIVEESDPETFFTNPKTKRAQQFLNLFKFE, encoded by the coding sequence ATGTTGAGTGAAACTATCTTAAAATTAGATCATGTGACTAAACGATATGATGAAAATATCATTTTTTCGGATTTATCATTAGAAGTGAAAAAAGGAGAAGTTGTTGTTATTTTAGGACCATCTGGTTGTGGAAAAAGCACTTTGCTTCGATGTATTAATGGACTTGAACAAATTCAAGAAGGAGATATTTTACTAGAAGATGAACGAATTAGTTATGAGAGTCATAATATGTCTTTAATTAGACAAAAAATTGGAATGGTCTTTCAAAGTTATGAACTATTTCCTCATATGGATGTCCTACATAATATTCTTCTTGGACCAACAAAAGCTCAAGGACGCAATAAAGAAGAAGTGATGAAAGAAGCAGAGCAGTTGTTAGCTCGTGTTGGATTGTTAGATAAGAAAAAGGCTTATCCACGCCAGTTATCAGGTGGACAAAAGCAGCGAGTTGCGATTGTTCGTGCGCTTTGTATGAAACCAGAAATTTTATTGTTTGACGAAATAACAGCCGCTCTTGATCCAGAAATGGTTCGGGAAGTTTTAGATGTTGTTCTTTCACTAGCTAAAGAGGGAAGTACCATGGTTATTGTGACTCATGAAATAGGATTTGCTCGTGCGATTGCCGATCGAATTATCTTTTTAGATGAAGGAAAAATTGTGGAGGAAAGTGATCCAGAAACTTTTTTTACAAATCCAAAAACAAAAAGGGCTCAGCAGTTTTTAAATTTATTTAAGTTTGAATAG
- a CDS encoding amino acid ABC transporter permease yields MQDWGISVLFEGRNFIRLLEGLGVTLEISLLSVLVSMILGTGMGVLMSINSKVIRFICRIYLNIVRIIPQLVLLFLAYFGLSKSFGVNLSGELAAVLVFSFWGIAEMGDLVRGALNSIPKHQYETGLAVGLSRRQLYQYIIIPQTIRRLLPQTINLITRIIKTTSLIVLIGVVEVVKVGQQIIEASRLTVPSAALWIYGVIFILYFIICYPISLLAMKLEKWWEV; encoded by the coding sequence ATGCAGGATTGGGGAATTAGCGTTTTATTTGAAGGAAGAAATTTTATTCGTTTATTAGAAGGATTAGGTGTGACATTAGAAATTTCGTTACTTTCTGTTTTAGTTTCAATGATTTTAGGAACTGGGATGGGCGTTTTGATGAGTATAAATTCTAAAGTCATTAGATTCATTTGTCGAATTTACTTAAATATCGTTCGAATTATTCCACAACTTGTGTTACTTTTTTTAGCTTATTTCGGTTTAAGTAAATCATTTGGTGTGAACTTATCTGGTGAATTAGCAGCTGTTTTAGTTTTTTCTTTCTGGGGAATTGCTGAAATGGGGGATCTCGTCCGAGGGGCATTAAACTCGATTCCTAAGCATCAATACGAAACAGGACTTGCTGTTGGATTAAGTCGAAGACAGCTTTATCAGTATATTATCATTCCACAGACTATTAGACGTTTATTGCCACAGACCATTAATTTAATCACTCGAATTATTAAAACGACATCATTGATTGTTTTAATTGGAGTAGTAGAGGTGGTGAAAGTGGGACAACAAATTATTGAAGCCTCTCGATTAACAGTCCCAAGTGCGGCGTTGTGGATTTATGGTGTTATTTTTATTCTTTATTTTATCATCTGTTATCCAATTTCGTTGTTAGCGATGAAATTAGAGAAATGGTGGGAGGTGTAG
- a CDS encoding diguanylate cyclase, with protein sequence MKEISSLNLELIRVYNKLLNKELSCDEVVSLIKGMKYQGKFSFEELEQFIAFIQSKELYQIGGRLLNFCGFDAIEALSREKSLEYFEKGLKLLEQVQDHLGIISNYSGMMCTYFGLGMYDESLNFGMKALRLAEKSKNPYLTIQVLANIAVNYLELGYDLNAKQALEAIRKLDRPSDESHQVVLDILEARLYLADNHLDGAMTFIQKALDHSLNLEYRLLICECYRIRGIINYRLEDYEQSYIDFGNAIHIAKSSELLEQLVLTYYEWGKVEYELSRYQLAEEHLLKAHQYSQQLQAPLLYSKICKSLVELYKQLENYKKALDYYEINSNFEHQMELKRSEIWSKRLAKEKIISEAKVLKSLYDELQMISEIGRSFTQKLDSKKIIMRVQKELSKLMDTTFLVVTQFDESNYHCHHEYFVSIVTNGLLESKVVTSKEEKSLGAYCLTHQKDLIIYDFDKEYEAYDLRRNVSLDHKGVRSLLCCPLLIQDKVTGYISVQSYEVNQYTLQDLSKLSLLASYIAIALENARLYKQTNYLARYDGLTHIYNRMEVLKKGQQLFDQNDHTKKLSVIMFDVDYFKKVNDTFGHQAGDEVIEKVGCLLNKYKNKQMIAGRYGGEEFIVFLVNQSEESVLKLVEVLSDELQNIQFSFSDTSSVPYQITASFGVYHYHLEEDKLEQGIALADEALYHSKINGRNQVTIYQVSSD encoded by the coding sequence ATGAAAGAGATTAGTAGTTTAAATTTAGAGTTAATCAGAGTATATAATAAGCTTTTGAATAAAGAGTTATCATGTGATGAAGTTGTTTCACTCATTAAGGGAATGAAGTATCAGGGGAAATTTTCATTTGAAGAATTAGAACAATTTATTGCTTTTATTCAAAGTAAAGAATTATATCAAATCGGTGGGCGACTTTTGAACTTTTGTGGATTTGATGCGATAGAAGCATTGAGTCGAGAAAAAAGCTTAGAGTATTTTGAAAAAGGTTTAAAATTATTAGAACAAGTTCAAGATCATCTTGGGATTATCTCTAATTATAGTGGGATGATGTGCACGTATTTTGGACTAGGGATGTATGATGAAAGTTTGAACTTTGGAATGAAGGCATTACGCTTAGCTGAGAAAAGTAAAAATCCATATTTAACGATTCAAGTCTTAGCGAATATTGCAGTTAATTATTTAGAACTTGGCTATGACCTAAATGCAAAACAAGCGTTAGAGGCTATTCGAAAGTTAGATCGTCCAAGTGATGAGTCACATCAAGTGGTGCTAGATATACTAGAAGCTCGATTATATTTAGCCGATAATCATCTAGATGGGGCTATGACATTTATCCAAAAAGCGTTAGATCATTCTTTAAATTTAGAATATCGTTTATTAATTTGTGAATGTTATCGTATTAGAGGAATTATTAACTATCGACTAGAAGATTATGAACAATCGTATATAGATTTTGGTAACGCCATTCACATTGCTAAAAGCAGCGAGCTATTAGAACAATTAGTTCTGACTTATTATGAATGGGGAAAAGTAGAGTATGAACTTAGTCGTTATCAATTAGCAGAAGAACATTTGCTAAAAGCACATCAGTACAGTCAGCAGTTACAAGCACCGCTTCTATACAGTAAGATTTGTAAATCATTAGTTGAACTTTATAAACAGTTAGAGAATTATAAAAAAGCTTTAGATTACTACGAGATTAATTCTAATTTTGAACATCAAATGGAGTTAAAACGTTCAGAAATTTGGAGTAAACGCTTAGCCAAAGAAAAGATCATTAGTGAAGCCAAAGTATTAAAATCATTATATGATGAATTACAGATGATTTCAGAAATTGGTCGTTCTTTCACACAAAAACTGGATTCTAAAAAAATTATTATGCGTGTACAAAAAGAACTTTCAAAACTGATGGATACAACTTTTTTAGTAGTGACACAATTTGATGAATCTAATTACCATTGCCATCATGAGTACTTTGTTTCTATTGTGACAAATGGATTACTAGAGTCAAAGGTCGTGACTAGTAAAGAGGAAAAAAGCTTAGGTGCTTATTGTTTAACTCATCAAAAAGACTTGATTATTTATGATTTTGATAAAGAGTATGAAGCTTATGATTTAAGAAGAAATGTGAGTTTAGATCATAAAGGGGTACGTTCTTTATTATGTTGTCCGCTACTGATTCAAGATAAAGTAACGGGCTACATCAGTGTCCAATCTTATGAAGTGAATCAGTATACCCTACAAGATTTAAGTAAGTTAAGTCTGCTAGCTTCTTATATCGCTATTGCGTTAGAAAATGCTCGATTATATAAACAAACAAATTACTTAGCTCGTTATGATGGTTTGACTCATATTTACAATCGAATGGAAGTATTGAAAAAGGGGCAACAGCTATTTGATCAAAATGATCACACAAAGAAACTAAGTGTCATTATGTTTGATGTGGATTACTTTAAAAAAGTTAACGATACATTTGGTCATCAAGCAGGAGATGAGGTCATTGAAAAAGTCGGTTGTTTATTAAATAAGTATAAAAATAAACAGATGATAGCAGGACGTTATGGGGGAGAAGAGTTTATTGTCTTTTTAGTTAACCAATCCGAGGAGTCAGTTCTGAAATTAGTCGAAGTGCTTAGTGATGAATTACAAAACATTCAATTTAGTTTCTCAGATACATCATCCGTTCCATATCAGATAACAGCAAGTTTTGGAGTTTATCATTATCATTTAGAAGAAGATAAATTAGAACAAGGAATTGCTTTGGCGGATGAAGCTTTGTATCACTCTAAAATAAACGGTCGAAATCAGGTAACGATTTATCAAGTCAGCAGTGACTGA
- a CDS encoding cysteine ABC transporter substrate-binding protein gives MKKGLVCLMSLLLTLVFVACQTSSVSDSQSQARTVEEIKESGKIVIGVFSDKKPFGYVDSNGDYQGYDVYFGNRIAKDLGVEVEYVPVEAASRVEYLVSNKVDIILANFTVTEERKEKVDFTLPYMKVALGVVSPESQLITDVEQLNGKTLIVSKGTTAETYFTENYPDVNLLKFDQYSEAYNALLDGRGDALSTDNTEVLAWALENEGFKVGIESLGNVDTIAAAVQKGNQDLLDWINHEIVELGKEDFFHAAYEETLAPVYGEAATPDNIVIESGILE, from the coding sequence ATGAAAAAAGGTTTAGTATGTTTAATGAGTTTGTTACTGACATTAGTGTTTGTGGCTTGTCAAACGTCTTCAGTTAGTGATAGTCAGTCTCAAGCAAGAACAGTTGAAGAGATTAAAGAAAGTGGTAAGATTGTGATTGGAGTATTTAGCGACAAAAAACCATTTGGATATGTCGATTCTAATGGAGATTATCAAGGATATGATGTCTATTTTGGAAATCGCATCGCTAAAGATTTAGGAGTAGAAGTAGAGTATGTTCCGGTAGAGGCAGCGAGTCGAGTGGAATACTTAGTTTCTAATAAAGTGGACATTATTTTAGCAAACTTTACTGTTACTGAAGAAAGAAAGGAAAAAGTAGATTTTACACTTCCTTATATGAAAGTCGCTTTAGGTGTAGTTTCTCCTGAAAGTCAACTAATAACAGATGTTGAACAGTTAAATGGAAAAACACTCATTGTCAGTAAAGGAACAACTGCTGAAACATATTTTACAGAAAATTACCCAGACGTTAACTTATTGAAATTTGATCAATATAGTGAAGCTTATAACGCTTTATTAGATGGTCGTGGTGATGCTCTTTCAACAGATAATACAGAAGTGTTAGCATGGGCACTTGAGAACGAAGGTTTTAAAGTTGGAATTGAATCGTTAGGCAATGTCGATACAATTGCTGCAGCAGTTCAAAAGGGAAACCAGGATTTATTAGATTGGATCAATCATGAAATTGTTGAGTTAGGTAAAGAAGATTTCTTCCATGCTGCTTATGAAGAAACATTAGCTCCTGTTTATGGAGAAGCAGCAACGCCTGATAATATTGTTATTGAAAGTGGTATTTTAGAATAA
- a CDS encoding transposase produces MHPSSLTKFRKLRLNQEDILENLLGEVINQAIQKNLIPSKTLILDATHTRSQYKVKTPIENLRDVSKNIRKQLYRYVPEVKDHVPPKLHSTASLEEEVIYTQELIEFSHRYQDKNRQIQEAREKASDILKNGTYQAILSVSDPEAKMGYKSKTEAFAGYKTHLAITEERLMTAIEVTTGEVSDGKYLKTLVEKSKKNGIEVKEVLADAAYSSKENLGYMEQENITAVTPLNPIVLNGGKREVEGFEYNKDAGQMRCPAGHLSVRKARTGKKNQKKNQSLTYYFEIEKCKHCPLRDGCYRPGAKSKTYSVTLKSDIHQKAIDYQKTNEFKDRKKQRYKIEAKNAELKQSHGFQTCKFARLFGMKIQAYLTAFVVNTKRIVKLVTEKQAIFQIGLLDLIQKMDMIENKEKGAYYFIK; encoded by the coding sequence ATGCATCCGTCTTCCTTAACTAAGTTCAGAAAACTGAGATTAAATCAGGAGGATATCTTAGAGAATTTATTAGGTGAAGTGATTAACCAAGCGATTCAAAAGAACTTAATTCCATCAAAGACACTGATCCTGGATGCCACACATACACGAAGTCAGTATAAAGTTAAAACTCCCATTGAGAATTTAAGAGATGTTTCTAAAAATATCCGAAAACAACTTTATCGTTACGTTCCTGAGGTGAAGGATCATGTTCCTCCAAAGCTTCATTCCACTGCTTCACTTGAAGAAGAGGTCATTTATACTCAAGAATTAATAGAGTTTTCTCATCGCTATCAAGATAAAAATAGACAGATTCAAGAAGCGAGAGAAAAAGCGTCAGACATCCTAAAAAATGGAACCTACCAAGCCATTCTTTCTGTCTCAGATCCAGAAGCTAAAATGGGTTATAAATCTAAAACTGAGGCGTTTGCCGGATATAAGACACATCTAGCCATCACGGAGGAGCGTCTCATGACAGCGATTGAAGTGACCACGGGTGAAGTCAGTGATGGAAAGTATTTAAAAACATTGGTTGAAAAATCAAAAAAGAACGGGATAGAAGTGAAAGAAGTCTTAGCGGATGCCGCCTATTCAAGTAAAGAGAACTTAGGGTACATGGAGCAAGAAAATATAACGGCTGTAACGCCGTTAAATCCCATCGTCTTAAATGGTGGAAAACGAGAAGTTGAAGGATTTGAATATAATAAAGATGCGGGACAAATGAGATGTCCAGCTGGACATTTAAGTGTCAGAAAAGCCCGTACAGGAAAGAAAAATCAAAAAAAGAATCAAAGTTTAACGTATTACTTTGAGATAGAAAAATGTAAGCATTGTCCTTTAAGAGATGGATGTTATCGACCAGGGGCTAAGTCGAAAACCTATTCTGTGACCCTTAAATCGGACATTCATCAAAAAGCCATCGACTATCAGAAGACAAATGAATTTAAGGATAGGAAAAAACAACGTTATAAAATTGAGGCGAAAAATGCCGAGTTAAAACAGTCTCACGGATTTCAAACATGTAAATTCGCGAGACTTTTCGGCATGAAAATCCAAGCCTATTTAACAGCTTTTGTCGTTAATACGAAGAGAATAGTGAAGTTAGTGACAGAAAAACAAGCTATCTTTCAGATAGGTTTATTGGATCTCATACAAAAAATGGATATGATAGAGAATAAAGAAAAAGGAGCTTATTATTTTATAAAATAA
- a CDS encoding DUF1653 domain-containing protein yields the protein MRDITNSKGKIFRHFKGDLYLVEDFVKHSETQENMVLYRALYGECGLFVRPYEMFVEEVPEGKVNPMNQKYRFEEYEVTSVK from the coding sequence ATGAGAGATATTACAAACTCAAAAGGAAAGATTTTTAGACACTTTAAAGGTGATTTATATCTTGTTGAAGATTTTGTTAAGCATTCAGAAACTCAAGAAAACATGGTTCTTTATCGCGCATTATATGGTGAATGTGGACTTTTTGTTAGACCTTACGAGATGTTTGTGGAAGAAGTTCCTGAAGGTAAAGTCAATCCAATGAATCAAAAATATCGATTTGAAGAATATGAGGTTACAAGCGTGAAGTAA
- a CDS encoding GrpB family protein, with amino-acid sequence MMSCKRIRLVVKDSADESSYVPVLEAAGYVLQIREPDWFEHRLFKGPDTDINLHVFSLGTSEIDRMLRFRDWLRTNDTDRDKYAQVKRSLAKNKWRHVQHYENAKTSIVQEIMKRANSNNA; translated from the coding sequence ATGATGAGTTGCAAAAGAATACGGTTGGTTGTTAAGGATTCTGCTGATGAGTCATCCTACGTTCCAGTGTTGGAAGCGGCCGGATATGTGCTACAGATTCGAGAACCTGACTGGTTTGAGCATCGTTTGTTTAAAGGACCGGATACCGATATTAATCTGCATGTGTTCAGTTTGGGCACATCAGAGATTGATAGAATGTTACGCTTCCGTGATTGGTTGCGGACTAATGATACTGATCGGGACAAATATGCACAAGTCAAACGAAGCTTGGCAAAGAATAAATGGAGGCATGTCCAGCACTATGAAAATGCTAAAACATCAATAGTACAGGAAATCATGAAAAGAGCGAATAGTAATAATGCTTAA
- a CDS encoding DUF1836 domain-containing protein, whose product MDYKEILEFHCPRFDELPTIPLYKDQVIAYVEEVLKPLNLNSEEKLLTPTMLNNYVKQKVVSPPVGRRYTEKHLAYLIVVCLFKQVYSLTEVCEMIKIQVDLYSTKEAYDFFCVELEKALEYVFSDRQSLQPNSAKNITFETEFLRSAVMSVAHKLFIQRYLLEKRNLTN is encoded by the coding sequence ATGGATTATAAAGAGATTTTAGAATTTCATTGTCCACGCTTTGATGAACTACCGACTATTCCTTTATATAAAGATCAAGTCATTGCTTATGTGGAAGAGGTACTTAAACCTCTTAATTTAAATTCAGAAGAAAAGCTACTAACTCCAACGATGTTAAATAATTATGTTAAACAAAAAGTGGTTTCTCCACCAGTTGGGCGTCGCTATACAGAAAAACACCTAGCGTACTTGATTGTTGTTTGTTTATTTAAACAAGTCTATAGTTTAACTGAAGTTTGTGAGATGATTAAAATTCAAGTGGATTTATATTCAACAAAAGAAGCGTATGATTTTTTCTGTGTTGAATTAGAGAAAGCACTCGAATATGTATTTAGTGATCGTCAATCCTTACAACCGAATTCTGCGAAAAACATTACATTTGAAACTGAATTTTTACGATCGGCTGTCATGTCAGTTGCACATAAATTATTTATTCAACGATATTTACTTGAAAAAAGAAATCTAACAAACTAA
- a CDS encoding ABC transporter permease subunit (The N-terminal region of this protein, as described by TIGR01726, is a three transmembrane segment that identifies a subfamily of ABC transporter permease subunits, which specificities that include histidine, arginine, glutamine, glutamate, L-cystine (sic), the opines (in Agrobacterium) octopine and nopaline, etc.), with translation MDFEFIRTYAPMYVEAAKLTISIAFFGILLSTFWGFICCVIRYYKIPVLNRVIGVYIELSRNTPLLIRGH, from the coding sequence ATGGATTTTGAGTTTATTAGGACGTATGCACCGATGTATGTAGAGGCTGCTAAGTTAACCATTAGTATTGCTTTTTTTGGAATTCTATTATCTACTTTTTGGGGATTTATTTGTTGTGTCATTCGATATTATAAGATTCCGGTTTTGAATAGAGTGATTGGTGTTTATATTGAGCTTTCAAGAAATACTCCTCTATTAATTCGAGGCCACTGA